One Bradyrhizobium manausense DNA segment encodes these proteins:
- a CDS encoding 3'(2'),5'-bisphosphate nucleotidase CysQ family protein — MQVRIIDGETADRLMEPLTALVVQAGEAILGVNRGAMRVDGKQDGSPVTEADLAADRIIAEGLAKLAGDVPTLSEERTHLASPPFRGSFFLIDPLDGTKEFVAGRDEFTVNLALVTEGVPLLGIVSAPALGLLWRGIVGHGAERVKFDRATIGAAEPIRTRRLPKHGEPWIAAVSRSHGDPKSEAFIDGRPNAVRKTCGSAVKFGRIAEGSADIYPRFGPTCEWDVGAGCAVVTAAGGKVTDGKGGELRFGERGDTGFIIPAFIAWGDAGAVTPY, encoded by the coding sequence ATGCAGGTGAGGATCATCGACGGCGAGACCGCCGACCGGCTGATGGAGCCCCTGACCGCGCTGGTGGTGCAGGCCGGCGAAGCCATCCTGGGGGTCAACCGCGGCGCGATGCGGGTCGACGGCAAGCAGGATGGCTCGCCGGTGACCGAGGCCGACCTCGCCGCCGACCGAATCATCGCCGAAGGGCTCGCGAAACTTGCGGGGGATGTGCCGACGCTGTCGGAAGAGCGGACCCACCTCGCCTCGCCGCCGTTTCGCGGCAGCTTCTTTCTGATCGATCCGCTCGACGGCACCAAGGAGTTCGTCGCCGGCCGCGACGAGTTCACCGTCAACCTCGCCCTCGTGACCGAGGGCGTCCCGCTGCTCGGCATTGTCAGCGCGCCTGCGCTCGGGCTGCTCTGGCGGGGCATCGTCGGCCACGGCGCCGAGCGCGTGAAGTTTGACCGTGCCACGATCGGCGCTGCCGAGCCGATCCGGACCCGCAGGCTGCCCAAGCACGGCGAGCCCTGGATCGCCGCGGTAAGCCGCTCGCATGGCGATCCCAAAAGCGAGGCATTCATCGATGGCAGGCCCAACGCCGTCAGAAAGACCTGCGGCTCAGCCGTGAAGTTTGGCCGGATCGCCGAGGGCAGCGCCGACATCTATCCCCGCTTCGGGCCGACCTGCGAATGGGACGTCGGGGCGGGCTGCGCAGTGGTGACCGCGGCCGGCGGCAAGGTGACCGACGGCAAGGGCGGCGAGCTCCGGTTCGGCGAGCGCGGCGACACCGGTTTCATCATTCCGGCGTTCATCGCCTGGGGCGACGCCGGGGCGGTAACGCCCTACTGA
- the chpT gene encoding histidine phosphotransferase ChpT: MSDAPSPGTVSAPDMLELAALLCSRVCHDLISPVGAIVNGLEVLDDDPKPEDREFALDLIRKSAKTASARLQFCRLAFGAAGSSGAQIDLGDAQTMAKGHIEDGKCTITWNLPRLLLPKNRVKLLLNMLVVSQHTIPRGGTLTIDPIGEGETMSFRITATGHNARLPQNISELLSGERGPAADAHAIQPYYTRLLAQACGLTVTLKLEGEAIIITAS, encoded by the coding sequence ATGTCCGACGCTCCGTCACCCGGTACCGTTTCTGCTCCCGATATGCTCGAACTCGCGGCACTCCTGTGCTCGCGGGTCTGTCATGATCTCATCAGCCCGGTCGGCGCCATCGTCAATGGGCTCGAAGTGCTCGATGACGATCCCAAGCCCGAGGACCGCGAATTCGCGCTCGACCTCATTCGCAAGAGCGCCAAGACGGCCTCGGCCCGGCTGCAATTCTGCCGTCTCGCCTTCGGCGCGGCCGGCTCCTCTGGCGCGCAGATCGATCTCGGCGATGCCCAGACCATGGCGAAGGGCCACATCGAGGACGGCAAGTGCACGATCACGTGGAATCTGCCGCGACTGCTGCTGCCGAAGAACCGGGTCAAGCTGCTGCTCAATATGCTGGTCGTCTCCCAGCACACGATCCCGCGCGGCGGCACGCTGACGATCGATCCGATCGGCGAGGGCGAGACGATGAGCTTCCGCATCACCGCGACCGGACACAACGCCCGCCTGCCGCAGAACATCTCCGAGCTTCTGAGCGGCGAACGCGGACCGGCGGCGGATGCGCACGCGATCCAGCCTTACTATACGCGGCTGTTGGCGCAGGCCTGTGGGCTCACCGTGACGCTCAAGCTAGAGGGCGAAGCCATCATCATTACCGCTTCGTAA
- a CDS encoding YHS domain-containing (seleno)protein, translating to MRPRIALIGGLVCLVAGIWLVCSGVPVQAATTERIVVNRFSGVAIEGFDPVAYFVDGGAVRGTAEFEANLWGAVWRFRNDGNRAEFLAHPEVYGPQYGGYDPVDIARGVVNAANPRFYVISAQRLYLFSREDNRDAFAANPERFLYEVGKRWPALQDKLSQ from the coding sequence TTGCGCCCCCGAATTGCCTTGATCGGCGGTCTGGTCTGCCTGGTGGCGGGCATTTGGCTGGTCTGCTCCGGGGTGCCGGTGCAGGCGGCCACCACTGAGCGGATCGTCGTCAATCGCTTCTCGGGCGTGGCGATCGAGGGCTTCGATCCCGTGGCCTATTTCGTCGATGGCGGGGCGGTGCGGGGAACGGCGGAGTTCGAGGCCAATCTCTGGGGCGCAGTCTGGCGCTTCCGCAACGACGGCAACCGGGCTGAATTCCTGGCCCATCCCGAGGTCTACGGCCCGCAGTACGGCGGCTATGACCCGGTCGATATTGCGCGCGGGGTGGTCAACGCGGCCAATCCCCGCTTCTATGTGATCTCGGCGCAGCGGCTCTATCTGTTCAGCCGCGAGGACAACCGCGACGCCTTCGCCGCCAATCCCGAACGCTTCCTGTATGAAGTCGGCAAGCGCTGGCCGGCGCTTCAGGACAAGCTCAGTCAGTAG
- a CDS encoding DUF1134 domain-containing protein: MTFASRLAAVALIALAGWTVPASAQTAAPPPDLPPPTRTPTPNTYGPDELVNAGHRFFGNVSRGLASIIEKAVSQWGLPNGYILGEEGSGAFVAGLRYGEGTLYTKNAGDLRVYWQGPSLGFDWGGDGARTMTLVYNLPATNAIYQRFAGIDGSAYIIGGFGMTALTSNNIVLVPIRSGLGLRLGANIGYLKYTPRATWNPF; the protein is encoded by the coding sequence ATGACTTTCGCATCACGCCTTGCCGCAGTGGCGCTCATCGCGCTGGCCGGCTGGACCGTGCCGGCCTCCGCCCAGACGGCCGCGCCGCCGCCGGACCTGCCGCCGCCGACGCGGACCCCGACGCCCAACACCTACGGGCCGGACGAACTCGTCAACGCCGGCCACCGTTTCTTCGGCAACGTCTCGCGCGGCCTCGCCTCGATCATCGAGAAGGCGGTCAGCCAATGGGGCCTGCCGAACGGCTATATCCTCGGCGAGGAAGGCTCCGGTGCCTTCGTCGCCGGCCTGCGCTATGGCGAGGGTACGCTCTATACGAAGAACGCCGGCGACCTGCGCGTCTACTGGCAGGGTCCGTCGCTTGGCTTCGACTGGGGCGGCGATGGCGCGCGCACCATGACGCTGGTCTATAATCTGCCCGCCACCAACGCGATCTACCAGCGCTTCGCCGGCATCGACGGCTCGGCCTATATCATCGGCGGCTTCGGCATGACGGCGCTCACGTCGAACAACATCGTGCTGGTGCCGATCCGCTCCGGCCTCGGACTGCGGCTGGGCGCCAATATCGGCTATCTCAAGTACACGCCGCGAGCGACCTGGAACCCGTTCTAG
- a CDS encoding hybrid sensor histidine kinase/response regulator, with protein MDDLLREFLTETSESLDTVDNQLVKFEQEPNNAKILDNIFRLVHTIKGTCGFLGLPRLEALAHAGETLMGKFRDGMPVTGPAVTLILSSIDRIKEILAGLEATEAEPEGNDRDLIDKLEAMVEQGMAAMAAAVAAPVAVAEAPPLVPEAPVAAPAPAKEMTTGTLIDQTLERPLRPGEVSLDELERAFRETAIEAPAPAPVAKAEEKAGPAVEAPAPAAKDAAKAPKEKAAPKKSMADEAAGEGDRIANQSIRVNVDTLEHLMTMVSELVLTRNQLLEISRRNEDTEFKVPLQRLSNVTAELQEGVMKTRMQPIGNAWQKLPRIVRDLSGELGKQIELEMHGADTELDRQVLDLIKDPLTHMVRNSADHGLETPAERLASGKGEQGTIRLSAYHEGGHIIICIADNGRGLNTEKIKAKAISSGLATEAELEKMSEAQIHKFIFAPGFSTAAAITSVSGRGVGMDVVRTNIDQIGGTIDIKSVAGEGSSVTIKIPLTLAIVSALIVEAAGDRFAIPQLSVVELVRARANSEHRIERIKDTAVLRLRNKLLPLIHLKKLLKIDDGAASDPENGFIVVTQVGSQTFGIVVDGVFHTEEIVVKPMSTKLRHIDMFSGNTILGDGAVIMIIDPNGIAKALGAAGSSAHDMADDNGAHHIGSGEQTTSLLVFRAGSSQPKAVPLGLVTRLEELPADKIEFSNGRYMVQYREQLMPLVAMDGVTVASQGAQPILVFADDGRSMGLVVDEIIDIVEERLNIEVGGSASGILGSAVIKGQATEVIDVGHFLPMAFADWFTRKEMKPSMHSQSVLLVDDSAFFRNMLAPVLKAAGYRVRTAPTAQEGLAALRAQTFDVVLTDIEMPDMNGFEFAEVIRSDSNLGAMPIIGLSALVSPAAIERGRQAGFHDYVAKFDRPGLIAALKEQTAGAAGASELSRAAA; from the coding sequence ATGGATGATCTGTTGCGGGAGTTTCTGACGGAGACCAGCGAGAGCCTGGACACCGTGGATAATCAATTGGTGAAGTTCGAGCAGGAGCCGAACAACGCCAAGATCCTGGATAACATCTTCCGCCTGGTCCACACCATCAAGGGTACGTGCGGCTTCCTGGGTTTGCCGCGGCTTGAAGCGCTGGCGCATGCCGGCGAGACGCTGATGGGCAAATTCCGTGACGGCATGCCGGTGACGGGACCGGCGGTGACGCTGATCCTGTCCTCGATCGACCGCATCAAGGAGATTCTCGCAGGTCTCGAGGCGACCGAAGCCGAGCCCGAAGGCAACGACCGCGATCTCATCGACAAGCTGGAAGCGATGGTCGAGCAGGGCATGGCGGCCATGGCTGCTGCCGTTGCTGCTCCCGTTGCCGTTGCCGAAGCGCCGCCGCTGGTGCCGGAAGCTCCCGTCGCGGCACCTGCTCCTGCAAAAGAGATGACCACGGGCACGCTGATCGACCAGACCCTGGAACGCCCCTTGCGTCCGGGCGAAGTCTCGCTCGACGAGCTCGAGCGCGCCTTCCGCGAGACCGCGATCGAAGCGCCCGCGCCTGCTCCGGTTGCCAAGGCTGAAGAGAAGGCTGGGCCTGCCGTTGAAGCTCCTGCACCGGCGGCGAAGGACGCTGCAAAGGCGCCCAAGGAGAAGGCCGCGCCGAAGAAGTCGATGGCCGACGAGGCCGCCGGCGAAGGCGACCGCATCGCCAACCAGTCGATCCGCGTCAACGTGGATACGCTGGAACATTTGATGACCATGGTCTCCGAGCTGGTGCTGACCCGCAACCAGCTCTTGGAGATCTCCCGCCGCAACGAGGACACCGAGTTCAAGGTGCCGTTGCAGCGCCTCTCCAACGTCACCGCCGAGCTGCAGGAAGGCGTCATGAAGACGCGCATGCAGCCGATCGGCAATGCCTGGCAGAAGCTGCCCCGCATCGTCCGCGATCTCTCGGGCGAACTCGGCAAGCAGATCGAGCTGGAGATGCACGGCGCCGACACCGAGCTCGACCGCCAGGTGCTCGACCTGATCAAGGACCCGCTCACCCACATGGTGCGCAACTCCGCCGATCACGGCCTGGAGACCCCCGCCGAGCGCCTCGCTTCAGGCAAGGGCGAGCAGGGCACCATCCGCCTCTCCGCCTATCATGAAGGCGGCCACATCATCATCTGCATCGCCGACAACGGCCGCGGCCTCAACACCGAGAAGATCAAGGCCAAGGCGATCTCCTCCGGTCTCGCCACCGAGGCCGAACTGGAGAAGATGTCGGAAGCCCAGATCCACAAGTTCATCTTCGCGCCCGGCTTCTCGACCGCGGCCGCCATCACCTCGGTCTCCGGCCGCGGCGTCGGCATGGACGTGGTCCGCACCAATATCGACCAGATCGGCGGCACCATCGACATCAAGTCGGTGGCCGGCGAAGGCTCCTCCGTCACCATCAAGATCCCGCTGACGCTGGCGATCGTCTCCGCGCTGATCGTCGAAGCCGCCGGTGACCGCTTTGCGATCCCGCAGCTCTCGGTGGTCGAGCTGGTCCGTGCCCGCGCCAACTCGGAGCACCGCATCGAGCGCATCAAGGACACGGCCGTGCTGCGCCTGCGCAACAAGCTGTTGCCGCTGATCCATCTGAAGAAGCTCTTGAAGATCGACGACGGCGCGGCCAGCGATCCCGAGAACGGCTTCATCGTGGTGACGCAAGTCGGCAGCCAGACGTTCGGTATCGTCGTCGACGGCGTCTTCCATACGGAAGAAATCGTCGTGAAGCCGATGTCGACGAAACTCCGTCACATCGACATGTTCTCGGGCAACACCATCCTGGGCGATGGCGCCGTCATCATGATCATCGACCCCAACGGCATTGCCAAGGCGCTCGGCGCCGCCGGCTCCTCGGCCCATGACATGGCCGACGACAATGGCGCCCACCACATCGGCTCGGGCGAGCAGACCACCTCGCTGCTGGTGTTCCGCGCCGGCTCGTCCCAGCCCAAGGCGGTCCCGCTCGGGCTGGTCACGCGCCTGGAAGAGCTCCCGGCCGACAAGATCGAGTTCAGTAACGGCCGCTACATGGTGCAGTACCGCGAGCAGCTGATGCCGCTGGTGGCCATGGACGGCGTCACCGTCGCGTCCCAGGGCGCCCAGCCGATCCTGGTGTTCGCCGATGACGGCCGCTCCATGGGTCTCGTCGTCGACGAGATCATCGACATCGTCGAGGAACGCCTCAACATCGAGGTCGGCGGCTCGGCCAGCGGCATCCTCGGCTCGGCCGTGATCAAGGGCCAGGCCACCGAAGTGATCGACGTCGGCCACTTCCTGCCGATGGCGTTCGCCGACTGGTTCACCCGCAAGGAGATGAAGCCGTCGATGCACTCGCAGTCGGTGCTGCTGGTCGATGACAGCGCGTTCTTCCGCAACATGCTGGCGCCCGTGCTCAAGGCCGCCGGCTACCGCGTCCGCACCGCGCCGACCGCGCAGGAAGGCCTCGCGGCCTTGCGCGCCCAGACCTTCGACGTGGTGCTGACCGACATCGAGATGCCCGACATGAACGGGTTCGAGTTCGCGGAGGTGATCCGCTCCGACAGCAATCTGGGTGCGATGCCGATCATCGGCCTGTCCGCCCTGGTGTCGCCGGCGGCGATCGAGCGCGGCCGTCAGGCCGGCTTCCACGATTATGTCGCCAAGTTCGACCGTCCCGGTCTGATCGCGGCGCTG